The following are encoded in a window of Parus major isolate Abel chromosome 22, Parus_major1.1, whole genome shotgun sequence genomic DNA:
- the ARHGAP25 gene encoding rho GTPase-activating protein 25 has product SCHPSSAQVSHQHLPPSRWRKSPANLHFPACGSPRCPHSHPCLLSCTQSSSRALWGRAGVDFLFVPGRDTDVHTVASLLKLYLRELPEPVVPWLQYEDFLLCGKVLEADETKGQQELLKQLSLLPRDNYNLLSYICRFLFEIQLNSSINKMSVDNLATVIGVNLIRPRVEDPAVIMRGTPQVQKVMTVMISDHQKLFPPSKDVPPSPPAPKNEKKSPVPRSSVGWGAAEDPTAPRASTQGQMGDHPNSSSVPGQDTEPRDTLGRWETQPRKRTQTLPTRKSFLAAAAGEKGSKERSDALSSDVWRGSPHPTASDGHKRTLSHDLFKLLDLHRACESVFPWQGESGEGSSPASSISEKEFLPCFRHEPKEGASATSSPGEEPSPEQDSRECLQSLLLKLDTDLEQQRNHYEGQMKSLQKENHEVWAKVVRLEQELEQEKRKCEELELRLMRAEHARDELERKTKVLQEEIKNLTQATSQTGAKSN; this is encoded by the exons TCCTGccatcccagctcagcccaggtgTCACACCAGCACCTGCCACCCTCAAGGTGGAGAAAATCCCCAGCAAACCTTcatttccctgcctgtggctcccccaggtgtccccattcccacccctgtCTCCTCAGCTGcacccagagctccagcagagccctgtgggGACGTGCTGGGGTGGATTTTCTCTTTGTCCCTGGCAGGGACACCGATGTCCACACCGTGGCCTCCCTGCTCAAGCTGTACCTGCGGGAGCTCCCGGAGCCCGTCGTGCCCTGGCTGCAGTACGAGGATTTCCTGCTCTGTGGGAAGGTTCTGGAAGCTGATGAGACAAAG ggccagcaggagctgctgaagcagctgtccctcctccccagggacaACTACAACCTCCTCAGCTACATCTGCAG GTTTCTCTTTGAAATACAACTGAACTCCAGCATCAACAAGATGAGCGTGGACAACCTGGCAACAGTGATTGGAGTGAACCTCATCAGGCCCAGGGTAGAGGACCCTGCAGTTATCATGAGAG GCACACCCCAGGTGCAGAAGGTGATGACTGTGATGATCAGTGACCACCAAAAGCTCTTTCCCCCATCCAAGGACGTTCCTCCTTCCCCACCTGCCCCAAAAAACGAGAAGAAATCTCCTGTCCCTCGCAGCTCTGtgggctggggggctgcagaggaccccacagctcccagagcctcCACCCAGGGCCAAATG GGGGATCACCCCAACTCCAGCAGTGTCCctgggcaggacacagagccCAGGGACACTCTGGGAAGGTGGGAAACACAGCCAAGGAAAAGAACCCAGACTTTACCCACGAGGAAATCCTTCCTGGCAGCGGCTGCGGGGGAGAAGGGCAGCAAGGAGAGGAGCGATGCCCTGAGCAGTGATGTTTGGAGAGGCAGCCCTCACCCCACAGCCTCTGATGGACACAAGAGAACGTTGTCTCATGATCTCTTCAAGCTGCTGGACCTGCACAGGGCCTGTGAGAGCGTTTTCCCCTGGCAGGGAGAGAGTGGGgagggctccagccctgccagcagcatctcggagaaggaattcctgccctgCTTCAGGCACGAGCCAAAGGAAGgtgccagtgccaccagcagccctggagaggagcccagccccgagcaggacagcagggagtGCCTGCAAAGCCTGCTCCTCAAGCTGGACACAGatctggagcagcagagaaatcacTACGAGGGGCAGATGAAAAG CCTCCAGAAGGAAAACCACGAGGTCTGGGCCAAAGtggtgaggctggagcaggagctggagcaggagaagaggaaatgtgaggagctggagctgaggctgaTGAGGGCAGAGCACGCCCGGGAcgagctggagaggaaaaccaaggtgctgcaggaggagataAAAAACTTAACTCAAGCCACGAGTCAGACTGGTGCCAAAAGCAACTAG